A window from Candidatus Eisenbacteria bacterium encodes these proteins:
- a CDS encoding GNAT family N-acetyltransferase has product MTRADLPRVCELLRQLADFEKLTDMLTGTPAMLERALFDDPQRLEGIVAERDGRIVGYALFHYTFSSFRATPRLWLEDLFVDPIARGTGAGDALVTEFCRIALERGCHRVDWDVLDWNPARQFYERLGASASSEGWTRYGMDAAAMRQLVERTRPS; this is encoded by the coding sequence ATGACACGCGCCGACCTGCCGCGGGTCTGTGAGCTGCTGCGTCAGCTCGCCGACTTCGAAAAGCTCACCGACATGCTCACGGGCACGCCCGCCATGCTCGAGCGCGCACTGTTCGACGATCCGCAGCGACTCGAAGGTATCGTGGCGGAACGCGACGGCCGCATCGTGGGCTACGCATTGTTCCACTACACGTTTTCTTCGTTTCGAGCCACGCCGCGCCTGTGGCTCGAGGATCTGTTCGTCGATCCGATCGCGCGCGGAACCGGCGCCGGCGATGCGCTGGTGACCGAGTTCTGTCGCATCGCGCTCGAGCGCGGTTGTCATCGCGTCGACTGGGACGTCCTCGATTGGAACCCGGCGCGTCAGTTCTACGAGCGCCTCGGCGCCTCGGCTTCGAGCGAGGGCTGGACGCGTTACGGCATGGACGCGGCAGCGATGCGCCAGCTGGTCGAGCGCACGCGCCCGAGCTGA
- a CDS encoding acetyl-CoA C-acyltransferase, translated as MPSNGFPDVVIVSGARTPMAEWVGGKRGDGQPGGAFVSMSAIDLGAVAAKAALERGGIAPEMIDHVVMGNALQTSGDAIYGARHVALKAGVPQAVPALTLNRLCGSGLQSVVTAQQMIATGEATWVLAGGMENMSQAPHVLRGARQGIRLGPGAQLEDSLFVALRDSFCGCLMAQTSDNLARKYGITREEQDAFALRSHRLANTANNNGRFAEERVAVEVKAGKKSFVVDKDDHLFPDTTAEKLASLPTAFGPESFVTAGNASGMVDGAAALVVTSADRAKAAGKSPLGFVRAYASVGVDPEIMGIGPAPAIRKALDRAGLKLDQIDLFEINEAFAGQFLAVQKELELDLDKANVNGGAIGLGHPLGATGTRLIYTLLIELAKRGKRYGVASACIG; from the coding sequence ATGCCCAGCAACGGATTCCCGGACGTGGTGATCGTCTCCGGCGCGCGCACCCCGATGGCCGAATGGGTCGGCGGCAAGCGCGGCGACGGCCAGCCCGGCGGCGCCTTCGTGTCGATGTCGGCGATCGATCTGGGCGCGGTGGCGGCGAAGGCGGCGCTCGAACGCGGCGGCATCGCCCCCGAAATGATCGACCACGTCGTGATGGGCAATGCGCTGCAGACCTCGGGCGATGCGATCTACGGCGCGCGTCACGTGGCGCTCAAGGCCGGCGTACCTCAGGCGGTGCCCGCGCTCACGCTCAACCGACTGTGCGGCTCGGGACTGCAGAGCGTGGTGACCGCGCAGCAGATGATCGCGACCGGCGAGGCGACGTGGGTGCTGGCGGGCGGCATGGAGAACATGAGCCAGGCGCCGCACGTGTTGAGAGGCGCTCGACAGGGCATTCGACTGGGGCCCGGTGCTCAACTCGAGGACTCGCTGTTCGTGGCGCTGCGCGACAGCTTCTGCGGCTGCCTGATGGCGCAGACCTCGGACAACCTGGCGCGCAAGTACGGCATCACGCGAGAGGAGCAGGACGCGTTCGCGCTGCGCTCGCATCGGCTCGCCAACACCGCGAACAACAATGGGCGCTTCGCCGAGGAGCGCGTCGCGGTCGAAGTGAAGGCCGGCAAGAAGAGCTTTGTGGTCGACAAGGACGATCACCTGTTCCCCGACACCACCGCCGAGAAGCTCGCCTCTCTGCCGACCGCATTCGGGCCCGAGTCGTTCGTCACCGCGGGCAATGCCTCGGGCATGGTCGATGGTGCGGCGGCCCTGGTGGTGACGAGCGCCGATCGCGCGAAGGCCGCGGGCAAGTCGCCGCTCGGCTTCGTGCGCGCTTACGCGAGCGTGGGGGTGGACCCCGAGATCATGGGCATCGGTCCCGCTCCCGCGATTCGCAAAGCACTCGACCGCGCCGGCCTCAAGCTGGATCAGATCGACCTGTTCGAGATCAACGAAGCGTTCGCGGGCCAGTTCCTGGCGGTGCAGAAGGAACTCGAACTGGACCTGGACAAGGCGAACGTGAACGGCGGAGCGATCGGACTGGGGCACCCGCTGGGCGCGACCGGCACGCGGCTCATCTACACGCTGCTGATCGAGCTGGCCAAGCGCGGCAAGCGCTACGGCGTGGCCTCGGCGTGCATCGGC
- a CDS encoding VOC family protein — translation MAKGIRKPGDFSWINMLTRHPDQAREFFGKLLGWTYIEIPGMGHRMQVDGHDIGGVFDLDGPNTPPGTPAYIGVMLKVENADATCARVTALGGRALPPFDIMDQGRMAVCFDPNGAEFDIWQALKGPGTDADSQHHGAPSWYENATHDVGVAKKFYTELFGWTPESMDMGGTPYTVFKLGGEYVAGLTPLSPQMGAVKPHWATTFTVRDVEAAAREAVALGGTVHVPIQPVPGMGRFCGITSPQRVAFYVIQYGG, via the coding sequence ATGGCCAAAGGCATTCGCAAACCCGGTGACTTCAGCTGGATCAACATGCTCACGCGTCACCCCGATCAGGCGCGCGAGTTCTTCGGCAAGCTGCTCGGCTGGACCTACATCGAGATCCCCGGCATGGGACACCGCATGCAGGTCGATGGGCACGACATCGGCGGAGTCTTCGACCTCGACGGTCCGAACACGCCGCCGGGAACGCCGGCTTACATCGGCGTGATGCTCAAAGTCGAGAACGCCGACGCGACGTGTGCCCGGGTCACGGCACTCGGCGGTCGCGCGCTGCCGCCGTTCGACATCATGGATCAGGGCCGCATGGCGGTGTGCTTCGATCCGAATGGCGCCGAGTTCGACATCTGGCAGGCCCTGAAGGGACCGGGCACCGATGCCGACAGCCAGCATCACGGCGCGCCGAGCTGGTACGAGAACGCGACCCACGACGTCGGTGTCGCCAAAAAGTTCTACACCGAACTGTTCGGCTGGACGCCCGAGTCGATGGACATGGGCGGCACTCCGTATACCGTCTTCAAGCTGGGTGGCGAATACGTCGCGGGACTGACGCCGCTCTCACCGCAGATGGGTGCGGTCAAGCCCCACTGGGCGACGACCTTCACGGTCCGAGACGTCGAGGCGGCCGCGCGCGAAGCGGTCGCACTGGGGGGCACGGTCCACGTGCCGATCCAGCCGGTGCCGGGCATGGGCCGCTTCTGCGGGATCACCTCGCCGCAGCGGGTCGCCTTCTACGTCATTCAGTACGGCGGCTAG
- a CDS encoding 3-hydroxybutyryl-CoA dehydrogenase has translation MTIRKVGVVGCGLMGAGIAQVSAQAGFPTVVREVSANALEKGFGSIRKFLQGGVEKNKLSQDDMDRTLANLKGSTELKDLADCDLVIEAIVENVSAKRELLGSLDGLCAPGTILASNTSSLSITELATFTKRPERVIGLHFFNPVPLMKLVEVVKTVRTDADALKAANAWCMAIGKTVVSCGDSTGFVVNRLLIPYMLDAVRLFEQGLASRDDIDNAMKLGCGYPMGPLLLGDYVGLDTTYFISEIMFDEFKEPRFAAPPLLKRMVLAGLHGRKTGRGFYDWSTTPPS, from the coding sequence ATGACGATTCGCAAGGTCGGGGTGGTTGGCTGCGGGCTCATGGGCGCCGGCATCGCGCAGGTGAGCGCGCAGGCCGGATTCCCGACCGTGGTGCGTGAAGTGTCGGCGAACGCGCTCGAGAAGGGGTTCGGCTCGATCCGCAAGTTCCTGCAGGGCGGCGTCGAGAAGAACAAGTTGAGCCAGGACGACATGGATCGCACGCTCGCGAACTTGAAGGGCTCGACCGAGCTCAAAGACCTCGCCGACTGCGATCTGGTGATCGAGGCGATCGTCGAGAACGTGTCGGCCAAGCGCGAGCTGCTCGGGTCACTCGACGGACTGTGCGCACCCGGAACCATCCTGGCTTCGAATACTTCGAGCCTCTCGATCACCGAGCTTGCGACCTTCACCAAACGACCGGAGCGCGTGATCGGACTGCACTTCTTCAACCCGGTCCCGCTCATGAAGCTGGTCGAAGTGGTGAAGACCGTGCGCACCGACGCCGACGCGCTGAAGGCTGCGAATGCGTGGTGCATGGCGATCGGCAAGACGGTGGTCAGCTGCGGCGACTCGACCGGGTTCGTGGTCAATCGTCTGCTGATCCCCTACATGCTCGACGCGGTGCGACTGTTCGAGCAGGGTCTCGCGAGCCGCGACGACATCGACAACGCCATGAAGCTCGGCTGCGGCTACCCGATGGGGCCGTTGCTGCTCGGCGACTACGTGGGACTCGACACCACCTACTTCATCTCGGAAATCATGTTCGACGAGTTCAAGGAACCGCGCTTCGCCGCACCTCCGCTGCTCAAGCGGATGGTGCTCGCGGGTCTGCACGGTCGCAAGACCGGGCGCGGCTTCTACGACTGGAGCACCACCCCGCCGTCCTGA
- a CDS encoding YjbQ family protein codes for MKSRTEYLEFNVAARRGFVNITPQVEQVLASSGVREGLVLVNAMHITASVFINDDESGLHHDYDVWLEKLAPHEPTKHYHHNETGEDNADAHLKRQIMGREVVVAITAGKLDFGPWEQIFYGEFDGRRRKRVLVKVIGE; via the coding sequence ATGAAATCAAGAACTGAGTACCTCGAATTCAACGTGGCCGCGCGCCGTGGCTTCGTGAACATCACGCCGCAGGTCGAGCAGGTGCTCGCCTCGAGCGGCGTTCGCGAGGGCCTGGTGCTGGTGAACGCCATGCACATCACCGCGAGTGTCTTCATCAACGACGACGAGAGCGGTCTGCATCACGACTACGACGTGTGGCTCGAGAAGCTGGCACCGCACGAACCGACCAAGCACTACCACCACAACGAAACCGGCGAGGACAACGCGGATGCCCACCTCAAGCGTCAGATCATGGGCCGTGAAGTGGTGGTGGCGATCACGGCCGGCAAGCTCGACTTCGGACCCTGGGAGCAGATCTTCTACGGCGAGTTCGATGGCCGCCGGCGCAAAAGGGTGCTCGTGAAGGTGATCGGCGAATGA
- the proC gene encoding pyrroline-5-carboxylate reductase, whose translation MLQVSRLALIGAGKLGEALARGLIDAQAIEASRIVVTAGSAERCEQLVTQLGVTAAKTNRDAVRGADVVLLAVKPQQVGPVLDDLGESIDKDALLISVAASVSTSFIEKRLARAVPVVRAMPNTAALIKRAITGVSRGAHATPAHLEIARAIFSAVGRVVMVDEKHLDAITGLSASGLAFIYVVIESMAEGGVKMGLPRHLATELAAQTVLGAGAMVIETGAHPAMLKDNVTTPAGTTIDGLLQLEEGGLRVTLIKSVVQATQRARELLEK comes from the coding sequence ATGCTTCAGGTATCACGCCTCGCCCTGATCGGCGCCGGCAAGCTCGGAGAAGCGCTCGCGCGCGGGTTGATCGACGCCCAGGCAATCGAGGCCTCGCGCATCGTGGTGACAGCGGGCTCGGCCGAACGCTGCGAGCAACTCGTCACGCAACTCGGCGTGACCGCGGCGAAGACCAATCGCGACGCGGTGCGCGGCGCCGATGTGGTGCTGCTCGCAGTCAAGCCGCAGCAGGTCGGTCCGGTCCTCGATGACCTCGGCGAATCGATCGACAAAGATGCATTGCTGATCTCGGTCGCCGCCTCGGTGAGTACCTCGTTCATCGAGAAGCGCCTCGCGCGAGCAGTTCCCGTCGTGCGCGCAATGCCGAACACCGCGGCGCTCATCAAGCGCGCGATCACCGGCGTGTCTCGAGGTGCGCATGCGACCCCTGCGCACCTCGAGATCGCGCGCGCGATTTTTTCGGCGGTCGGACGGGTGGTGATGGTCGACGAGAAGCACCTCGACGCGATCACCGGACTGTCGGCGAGCGGCCTGGCGTTCATCTATGTGGTGATCGAGTCGATGGCCGAGGGCGGCGTCAAGATGGGACTCCCCCGCCACCTCGCGACCGAGCTGGCGGCGCAGACGGTGCTCGGCGCAGGGGCGATGGTGATCGAGACCGGCGCGCACCCGGCGATGCTCAAGGACAACGTCACGACTCCCGCCGGCACCACGATCGACGGGCTGCTGCAGCTCGAAGAGGGCGGCCTGCGCGTGACGCTCATCAAGTCGGTGGTGCAGGCGACCCAGCGCGCCCGCGAGCTGCTCGAAAAGTGA